The proteins below are encoded in one region of Rana temporaria chromosome 2, aRanTem1.1, whole genome shotgun sequence:
- the BLZF1 gene encoding golgin-45, whose product MATMATSPPLRGTGDGMETLEPLKSVEVITQHSKVVHSPKRKTSHSQSISPGVLQLGKIHPDKSVEIEAVRIVVPKAAITHTLMTKHAKSQESNGHSKVDTADCVIDPWKQLSEMKSALEKLKNSEKRLLQDKEGLSNQLKVQTEVNRELKKLLVASVGDDLEYHFERTAREKNQLILENEALARNTAQLSEQLERMSIQCDVWRSKFLASRVMADELTNIRANLQRQNREAQSALQDLLSEREQFRQEMSETKKVLEELLISLQWGRQQTYYPITQPYTTTELVAANQKLAVAVKSHLIGNTGSECAKHTSQAVEFCNTPAEKMAEMILKSQDPTLCTETSADISFSESSSPSFLAAKKSIGRFHPYTRYENITFNCCNHCHGELMAL is encoded by the exons CAATGGCTACTTCTCCACCTTTACGTGGGACAGGTGATGGCATGGAAACTCTGGAGCCTTTAAAATCGGTAGAAGTAATCACACAACACAGCAAAGTAGTTCACAGCCCAAAGAGAAAAACTTCCCATTCACAGTCAATAAGTCCCGGTGTCCTTCAGCTAGGGAAAATTCACCCTGACAAATCAGTGGAAATAGAAGCAGTCAGGATTGTGGTCCCCAAGGCTGCAATAACACACACATTGATGACTAAACATGCTAAATCACAGGAATCAAATGGACACAGTAAAGTAGACACTGCTGACTGTGTGATTGACCCATGGAAACAGTTATCTGAAATGAAGAGTGCTTTGGAAAAACTGAAAAACTCTGAGAAACGCTTGCTTCAAGATAAAGAAGGTCTTTCTAACCAGCTGAAAGTGCAGACAGAG GTTAATCGGGAATTAAAAAAGTTGCTGGTGGCATCTGTTGGTGACGACTTAGAATATCACTTTGAGCGCACAGCTCGAGAGAAGAACCAACTTATTCTGGAAAATGAGGCTCTAGCACGAAATACAGCTCAACTGTCAGAACAACTGGAGCGCATGTCCATTCAGTGTGATGTTTGGAGAAGTAAATTCCTTGCTAGCCG AGTCATGGCAGATGAATTAACTAACATCAGGGCAAATCTGCAACGGCAGAACAGAGAGGCTCAGAGTGCCCTGCAGGACTTGTTAAGTGAAAGAGAGCAATTTCGGCAAGAAATGTCTGAAACCAAAAA ggtATTAGAAGAACTTCTGATCTCCCTACAGTGGGGAAGACAACAGACCTATTACCCCATTACCCAGCCCTACACCACCACGGAACTGGTCGCAGCAAACCAGAAGCTGGCAGTTGCGGTGAAGTCTCACCTTATTGGGAATACTGGATCGGAGTGCGCCAAACACACCTCACAGGCAGTGGAGTTTTGCAACACTCCTGCAGAAAAAATGGCAGAAATG ATCCTGAAATCTCAGGACCCTACATTATGTACAGAGACGTCTGCTGATATTTCTTTCTCAGAGTCCTCATCGCCATCCTTCCTGGCAGCAAAGAAAAGCATTGGACGTTTTCATCCATACACTCGATACGAGAACATCACTTTCAATTGTTGCAATCACTGCCATGGGGAACTGATGGCCCTATAG